The following coding sequences are from one Vibrio syngnathi window:
- a CDS encoding phosphatase PAP2 family protein, with protein sequence MRTIEPIVRWDVAFSVFCLNNRYCGRQATLSKAVSHTGDGHLYVLIALIALLADGYTGREFLMVGLAAFAIELPIYWLAKNTLKRRRPAEFSSLLHSHIVPSDKYSLPSGHSAAAFVMATLIGHFYPSLYLFSLIWAAAIAGSRILLGVHFLTDVLIGAALGIACTSLAISFIL encoded by the coding sequence ATGCGTACTATCGAACCTATTGTCCGCTGGGATGTGGCATTTTCTGTTTTCTGTTTAAACAACCGTTATTGCGGACGACAGGCGACACTGAGTAAAGCGGTGTCTCATACCGGGGATGGTCACTTATATGTGTTGATCGCTCTGATTGCACTATTGGCTGATGGCTATACAGGTCGTGAATTTTTAATGGTTGGTCTCGCCGCTTTTGCGATAGAGCTGCCGATTTATTGGTTAGCTAAGAACACCCTTAAGCGTCGTAGACCTGCTGAATTCTCTTCATTGCTTCACTCTCACATTGTGCCATCAGATAAATACAGCCTGCCTTCTGGGCATTCCGCTGCTGCATTTGTTATGGCGACTCTAATCGGACATTTCTATCCAAGTCTCTATCTATTTAGCTTGATTTGGGCGGCAGCGATTGCTGGCTCTCGAATCCTACTTGGTGTGCACTTTTTAACGGATGTACTGATTGGCGCGGCCTTGGGCATCGCTTGTACGAGTCTTGCTATCAGCTTCATCCTGTAA